A single genomic interval of Pseudomonadales bacterium harbors:
- a CDS encoding FMN-binding glutamate synthase family protein produces MSRHLAYFTSIVLTLAALVLTMRDPQWWWSVILPVAFMLLGTLDVLQRKSTLRRNYPILAHFRYGLETIGPEIRQYFIQADTEQAPFSREQRALIYQRAKHTNDVRPFGTLRDVYAEDYEWISHSLAPTRIESADFRITIGAGGAQPYSASVFNISAMSFGALSAAAIRALNAGAKRGGFYHDTGEGSISPYHREHGGDLVWEIGSGYFGCRNEDGSFSEERFVAQARDAQVRMIELKLSQGAKPGQGGVLPAAKLSAEIATTRGVPMGEDCVSPARHTAFSTPLELLAFVARLRELSGGKPTGFKLAIGHPWEWFGIARAMHESGILPDFIVVDGAEGGTGAAPAEFINHVGLPMREGLMLVHNTLVGLDLRDRIRIGAAGKVSCAFDIARTLALGADWCNAGRAFMFALGCIQALSCHTNRCPTGIATQDPQRWKHLDVPDKSTRVYAFHRNTMEALRDLLSAAGLNHPDELGPEHILRRVSTRKVQSLGALYRYLQPGDLLQARVSEHAVFRAFWNTSRSDTFAPPAQVVSRRRSKLM; encoded by the coding sequence ATGTCCCGTCATCTTGCCTATTTCACCAGCATCGTGCTCACGCTCGCTGCGCTGGTGCTCACCATGCGCGATCCGCAATGGTGGTGGAGCGTGATCCTGCCGGTCGCGTTCATGTTGCTCGGTACGCTCGATGTGCTGCAGCGCAAGAGCACGCTGCGGCGCAATTACCCGATCCTTGCACACTTCCGCTACGGGCTGGAGACCATCGGACCCGAGATCCGCCAGTACTTCATCCAGGCCGATACCGAGCAGGCGCCCTTTTCACGCGAGCAGCGCGCGCTGATCTACCAGCGTGCCAAGCACACCAACGACGTGCGTCCGTTCGGCACGCTGCGCGATGTCTACGCCGAGGACTACGAGTGGATCAGCCATTCGCTGGCGCCCACCCGGATCGAGTCGGCCGATTTCCGCATCACCATCGGCGCCGGTGGTGCGCAGCCGTATTCGGCCAGCGTGTTCAATATCTCCGCGATGAGCTTCGGTGCGCTGTCGGCAGCGGCAATCCGCGCGCTCAACGCCGGCGCGAAACGTGGAGGCTTCTATCACGATACAGGCGAAGGTTCGATTTCTCCGTATCACCGCGAGCACGGTGGTGATCTGGTGTGGGAGATCGGTTCCGGCTATTTCGGTTGCCGCAACGAGGACGGCAGCTTCAGCGAGGAGCGTTTCGTGGCGCAGGCGCGCGATGCGCAGGTCAGGATGATCGAGCTGAAGCTGTCGCAGGGCGCCAAGCCCGGCCAGGGTGGGGTATTGCCGGCAGCGAAGCTGAGTGCGGAGATCGCAACCACGCGCGGAGTGCCGATGGGAGAGGACTGCGTATCACCGGCACGCCATACGGCGTTCTCCACACCGCTCGAGCTGCTCGCGTTCGTGGCGCGGCTGCGCGAACTGTCGGGAGGCAAGCCCACCGGCTTCAAGCTCGCGATCGGCCATCCGTGGGAATGGTTCGGCATCGCACGGGCGATGCACGAGAGCGGCATCCTGCCTGATTTCATCGTGGTCGACGGGGCCGAAGGAGGCACCGGTGCCGCGCCGGCGGAGTTCATCAACCACGTCGGACTGCCGATGCGAGAAGGCCTGATGCTGGTGCACAACACGCTGGTCGGCCTGGACTTGCGCGATCGCATCCGTATTGGTGCAGCCGGCAAGGTCAGTTGCGCGTTCGACATCGCGCGAACGCTCGCGCTAGGGGCCGACTGGTGCAACGCCGGGCGCGCCTTCATGTTTGCACTGGGGTGCATCCAGGCGCTGAGCTGCCACACCAACCGCTGCCCGACGGGAATCGCAACGCAGGATCCGCAGCGCTGGAAACATCTGGACGTTCCCGACAAGTCGACGCGTGTATACGCGTTCCACCGCAATACCATGGAGGCGTTGCGGGATCTGCTGAGCGCCGCGGGCCTGAACCATCCGGACGAACTCGGACCGGAGCATATCCTGCGGCGCGTATCGACGCGCAAGGTACAGTCGCTGGGAGCGCTCTACCGTTACCTGCAGCCGGGTGACCTGCTGCAAGCGCGGGTTTCCGAACACGCCGTGTTCCGTGCGTTCTGGAACACATCGCGCAGCGATACCTTCGCGCCGCCCGCGCAGGTAGTCAGCCGTCGGCGCAGCAAGTTGATGTGA
- a CDS encoding TIGR00153 family protein: protein MHGWSWPPKHKRSTVRPRRMRRDKADCSRRPLPLPCMLASNQTEVPDVDSILELLRKSPFGPLARHTEQVHDAVTLIRPLVEAFTAGDWDRTAEVSERIGELEHQADLIKNDIRDNLPKSVFLPVDRSDVLRFLRIQDRIADSAEDVGVLLTMRHTPTPQGMQQGVLTLVGSVIDTGDAWFNAAQELFSLQQASFTGSKVEKVILLINEVREREREADRHQAAVTQQLFGHEPEIGPLSIMLWMNIFRALGMIANYAESTADQLRLMLARQ from the coding sequence TTGCATGGCTGGAGTTGGCCACCAAAGCATAAACGATCCACCGTCCGCCCCCGTCGCATGCGGCGTGACAAAGCGGATTGCAGCCGCCGCCCGCTCCCGCTACCTTGCATGCTCGCGTCGAATCAAACCGAGGTGCCTGACGTGGACTCCATTCTCGAACTACTTCGCAAATCCCCGTTCGGGCCGCTGGCGCGGCATACCGAGCAGGTCCACGACGCCGTGACCCTGATCCGGCCGCTGGTCGAGGCGTTCACAGCCGGGGATTGGGACAGGACCGCAGAAGTCAGCGAACGGATCGGCGAACTCGAACACCAGGCCGATCTGATCAAGAACGACATCCGGGACAACCTGCCCAAATCCGTGTTCCTGCCGGTTGATCGCAGCGACGTCCTGCGTTTCCTGCGCATCCAGGACCGCATCGCGGATTCGGCCGAGGATGTGGGTGTGCTCCTCACGATGCGCCATACGCCGACCCCGCAAGGCATGCAGCAGGGCGTGCTCACGCTCGTCGGCAGCGTGATCGATACCGGCGACGCCTGGTTCAACGCGGCGCAGGAGCTGTTTTCACTGCAGCAGGCGTCCTTCACCGGCTCGAAGGTCGAAAAGGTGATACTGCTGATCAACGAGGTCCGCGAACGCGAACGTGAAGCCGATCGCCACCAGGCCGCCGTAACCCAACAACTGTTCGGCCACGAACCGGAAATCGGTCCACTTTCCATCATGCTGTGGATGAACATCTTCCGCGCGCTCGGCATGATCGCGAACTACGCGGAAAGCACGGCGGACCAGTTGCGCCTGATGCTTGCGAGGCAATGA
- a CDS encoding type 1 glutamine amidotransferase, with product MKPVAIFRHFHSEGPGYLATFLDRHSIRWRLVRIDEGEAVPASIDAFSGLVFMGGPMSVNDPLPWIEPSCALIRTAVTADLPVLGHCLGGQLIARALGATVARCPVKEIGWGMVRVLDNAESQRWFGDLDCFETFHWHGETFSIPPGATRLLESEHCANQAYALGNVFGMQCHVEMTEAMIRQWCQDGAGEIAAANSLAVQSPTRMQAGMTAKVAALNAVADRLYTCWAEALTRD from the coding sequence ATGAAACCAGTCGCCATCTTCCGTCATTTTCACAGCGAAGGCCCAGGCTATCTGGCCACGTTCCTGGACCGCCACTCGATTCGCTGGCGACTCGTTCGCATCGATGAAGGCGAAGCCGTGCCGGCATCGATCGACGCCTTTTCCGGACTGGTTTTCATGGGTGGACCGATGAGCGTGAACGATCCGCTACCCTGGATCGAACCGTCGTGTGCCTTGATCCGCACGGCCGTCACCGCCGATCTACCGGTGCTCGGCCACTGTCTCGGCGGCCAGCTCATCGCCCGGGCGCTCGGCGCTACCGTTGCGAGATGCCCGGTCAAGGAAATCGGCTGGGGCATGGTGCGCGTGCTGGACAACGCCGAATCGCAACGCTGGTTCGGCGACCTGGACTGCTTCGAGACCTTCCACTGGCACGGCGAGACCTTCAGCATCCCGCCTGGAGCCACACGCCTGCTGGAGAGCGAACACTGCGCCAACCAGGCCTATGCGCTGGGCAACGTCTTCGGCATGCAGTGCCACGTCGAGATGACGGAGGCAATGATCCGCCAGTGGTGCCAGGATGGTGCTGGCGAAATCGCCGCCGCGAACAGTCTGGCCGTGCAATCGCCCACGCGAATGCAGGCCGGCATGACAGCCAAGGTCGCAGCCCTGAATGCGGTGGCCGACCGTCTCTACACCTGCTGGGCCGAAGCACTGACGCGCGACTGA
- a CDS encoding aconitate hydratase: protein MATSHPFASKIRNFSTAGRTGRLFSLPALAEEFPGVARLPVSIRIVLESVLRHCDGRKITREHVEQLARWQPNAVRTEEIPFTVARVLLQDFTGVPLLADLAAMRSAAQRLGKDPKRVEPLVPVDLVVDHSITVDYYGNASALAKNMELEFQRNRERYEFMKWGMQAFDTFRVVPPGFGICHQVNLEYLTKGIHRTADGLYYPDTLVGTDSHTTMINGVGVAGWGVGGIEAEAAMLGQPMYLLTPDVVGFEMKGRLREGCTATDLVLTVTELLRRHKVVGKFVEYFGEGTRSLSVPDRATIGNMSPEYGATMGLFPVDERTLEYLRDTGRTPEEVEAVEAYFRAQGLFGVPAAGELDYSQVITLDLATVTPSLAGPRRPQDRIDLDHAAAQFRRLYSMPMEQSGFSRPADTLERRVTVVPDGGPSADEAGPTPDGAPRSVSEMVANKPLLPTTHSEAADHPHHVPLSYELGNGDVLIAAITSCTNTSNPSVMLAAGLLAKKAVEAGLTVAPHVKTSLAPGSRIVSDYLAETGLLPYLAKLGFDLVGYGCTTCIGNSGDLAPEINAAISDNDLVCAAVLSGNRNFEARIHPNVKANFLMSPPLVVAYAIAGNVMVDLMTQPLGTDASGNAVFLRDIWPNSHEVDALLKYARNGEHFRANYARIASEPGALWEAIHGVSGQVYDWPTSTYIAEPPFFEHFSMQAAGGHAGERYSVHGARIMALFGDSVTTDHISPAGSIKEKSPAGRWLIGHGVGKPDFNSYGSRRGNHEVMMRGTFANVRIKNLMIPPKADASREEGGFTQVQPSGEKKDIFDAAMHYTNAGVPTVVFAGEEYGTGSSRDWAAKGTQLLGIKAVVAKSFERIHRSNLVGMGVLPLQFKSGDSWEGLGLEGNELIDIALAQDLTPQGDAELTITRADGSRQSLKLTLRIDTPIEVDYFRAGGILPYVLQQLLA from the coding sequence ATGGCGACTTCACATCCCTTTGCTTCGAAGATCCGGAACTTCTCGACTGCAGGCAGGACGGGTCGGCTTTTTTCGCTGCCGGCGCTGGCCGAGGAGTTCCCGGGTGTCGCGCGGCTGCCGGTCTCGATCCGCATCGTGCTCGAATCGGTGCTGAGGCACTGCGATGGCAGGAAGATCACGCGCGAGCACGTCGAGCAGCTCGCGCGCTGGCAGCCCAATGCCGTGCGCACCGAAGAGATTCCGTTCACGGTTGCGCGCGTGCTGCTGCAGGACTTCACCGGCGTGCCGCTGCTGGCCGATCTGGCAGCGATGCGCTCGGCGGCGCAGCGCCTCGGCAAGGATCCGAAGCGAGTGGAGCCGCTGGTGCCGGTCGACCTGGTCGTCGATCACTCGATCACCGTCGACTACTACGGCAACGCGAGTGCGCTGGCGAAGAACATGGAGCTCGAGTTCCAGCGCAACCGCGAACGTTACGAATTCATGAAGTGGGGCATGCAGGCCTTCGACACCTTCCGGGTGGTGCCACCGGGCTTTGGCATCTGTCACCAGGTCAACCTCGAGTACCTGACCAAGGGCATCCACAGGACGGCAGACGGCCTGTATTACCCGGACACGCTGGTAGGCACCGACAGCCACACCACGATGATCAACGGGGTGGGTGTGGCGGGCTGGGGCGTGGGCGGTATCGAGGCCGAGGCGGCGATGCTCGGCCAGCCGATGTATCTGCTGACGCCGGACGTGGTCGGCTTCGAAATGAAGGGCAGGCTGCGCGAAGGCTGCACGGCCACGGACCTGGTGCTCACCGTCACCGAACTGCTGCGCAGGCACAAGGTGGTCGGCAAGTTCGTCGAGTATTTCGGCGAAGGCACGCGCTCGCTGAGCGTGCCGGACCGTGCAACCATCGGCAACATGTCGCCCGAGTACGGTGCGACCATGGGCCTGTTCCCGGTCGATGAACGCACGCTCGAATATCTGCGCGACACCGGCCGCACGCCCGAGGAGGTGGAGGCCGTCGAGGCATATTTCCGTGCACAGGGCCTGTTCGGCGTGCCCGCAGCCGGTGAGCTCGACTACTCGCAGGTGATCACGCTCGACTTGGCGACGGTCACACCCAGCCTCGCGGGCCCACGCCGCCCGCAGGACCGCATCGATCTCGATCACGCTGCGGCGCAGTTCCGGCGCCTTTATTCGATGCCGATGGAGCAGAGCGGTTTTTCACGTCCGGCCGATACGCTCGAGCGGCGCGTCACGGTGGTACCAGATGGAGGCCCGAGTGCGGACGAGGCGGGCCCCACGCCCGACGGTGCGCCGCGGTCGGTGTCCGAGATGGTTGCGAACAAGCCGCTGCTGCCCACCACGCACTCGGAGGCTGCCGATCACCCGCACCATGTGCCGCTCAGCTATGAACTCGGAAACGGCGATGTGCTGATTGCCGCGATCACGAGTTGCACCAACACCAGCAATCCCAGCGTGATGCTGGCTGCGGGCCTGTTGGCCAAAAAGGCGGTCGAGGCGGGTCTGACGGTGGCGCCGCACGTGAAGACCTCGCTCGCGCCGGGTTCGCGCATCGTCAGCGACTATCTCGCAGAGACCGGTCTGCTGCCGTACCTGGCGAAACTGGGTTTCGATCTGGTGGGGTACGGCTGCACCACCTGCATCGGCAACTCGGGCGATCTGGCACCGGAGATCAACGCGGCGATCAGCGACAACGACCTCGTGTGTGCCGCCGTGCTCTCGGGCAACCGCAACTTCGAGGCGCGCATCCATCCCAACGTCAAGGCCAACTTCCTGATGAGCCCGCCGCTGGTCGTTGCGTACGCGATTGCCGGCAATGTCATGGTCGATCTGATGACGCAGCCACTCGGCACGGATGCGAGCGGCAACGCGGTGTTCCTGCGCGACATCTGGCCGAACAGCCACGAGGTGGATGCCTTGCTGAAGTACGCGCGCAACGGTGAACATTTCCGTGCCAACTACGCGCGGATCGCCAGCGAGCCGGGCGCGTTGTGGGAAGCGATCCATGGCGTCAGCGGGCAGGTCTACGACTGGCCGACCAGCACCTACATCGCCGAGCCGCCGTTCTTCGAACACTTCAGCATGCAGGCGGCAGGCGGTCATGCGGGCGAGCGCTATTCGGTGCACGGCGCGCGCATCATGGCGCTGTTCGGCGATTCGGTGACCACCGACCACATTTCACCGGCTGGCAGCATCAAGGAGAAGTCGCCGGCCGGACGCTGGCTGATCGGCCACGGGGTGGGCAAGCCCGACTTCAACAGCTACGGCTCGCGGCGCGGCAATCACGAGGTGATGATGCGCGGCACCTTTGCCAACGTGCGCATCAAGAACCTGATGATCCCGCCGAAGGCCGACGCCAGCCGGGAGGAGGGTGGCTTCACGCAGGTGCAACCCTCGGGCGAGAAGAAGGACATCTTCGATGCCGCGATGCACTACACGAACGCCGGCGTGCCGACCGTGGTCTTCGCCGGCGAGGAATACGGCACCGGTTCCAGCCGCGACTGGGCAGCCAAGGGCACGCAACTGCTGGGAATCAAGGCCGTGGTGGCGAAGAGCTTCGAGCGCATCCACCGCTCCAACCTGGTCGGCATGGGTGTGCTGCCGCTGCAGTTCAAGTCCGGAGACTCGTGGGAAGGCCTCGGCCTCGAGGGCAACGAGCTGATCGACATCGCGCTGGCGCAGGATCTGACGCCGCAGGGCGATGCGGAGCTGACGATCACGCGTGCCGACGGCAGCAGACAGTCGCTGAAGCTGACGCTGCGCATCGATACGCCGATCGAGGTCGACTACTTCCGTGCCGGCGGCATCCTGCCCTACGTGCTGCAGCAGTTGCTGGCCTGA
- a CDS encoding methylated-DNA--[protein]-cysteine S-methyltransferase, which translates to MLLVTDDQHHLRALEWLDHESRMQALLQRHYRHEVELREPTGRSAPLLAVQAYFDGDITAIDALAVAMGGTEFQRKVWTALRDIPAGQTWSYRELAARIGQPKAVRAVGMANGANLIGIVVPCHRVIGSDGSLTGYGGGLQRKQWLLDHERQALRGGLQGQTHT; encoded by the coding sequence ATGCTGCTGGTGACCGACGACCAGCATCACCTGCGTGCTCTGGAATGGCTCGACCACGAATCACGCATGCAGGCCTTGCTGCAGCGCCATTACAGGCATGAGGTGGAGTTGCGCGAGCCCACCGGACGATCAGCGCCACTGCTTGCCGTGCAGGCCTATTTCGACGGCGACATCACGGCCATCGACGCCTTGGCGGTAGCCATGGGAGGCACCGAGTTCCAGCGCAAGGTCTGGACGGCGCTGCGCGACATACCAGCGGGGCAAACGTGGAGCTATCGCGAACTTGCCGCGCGTATCGGCCAACCGAAGGCCGTTCGCGCCGTGGGCATGGCCAACGGTGCGAACCTCATCGGCATCGTGGTGCCCTGTCACCGCGTCATCGGCAGCGATGGTTCGCTCACGGGCTACGGTGGCGGACTGCAGCGCAAGCAATGGCTGCTCGACCACGAGCGTCAGGCCTTGCGCGGTGGGTTGCAAGGGCAAACCCACACGTAG
- a CDS encoding phosphatase PAP2 family protein has product MAKIGELFPGFPKGYLAHDALPDSLAILPPPPATDSAAGKADEAAYIATRALADGPRGGVATRDADLRFPRSLNAFACATGFEVDPNRSPQLATLLRRSFSDAAVATSRAKNHYQRTRPFVAHDAHTCFPQDEAMLKKDGSYPSGHSAIGWVWALILSELVPDRTTAIQERGFAFARSRVICGAHWASDTVQGMLVGSATYARLQADPTFLAQLQAAKAEVGELRGQPQPVTRDCAAEAEALRLDDRAAP; this is encoded by the coding sequence ATGGCAAAAATCGGCGAGCTGTTTCCTGGTTTTCCGAAGGGCTATCTGGCGCACGACGCGTTGCCGGACAGCCTGGCAATACTCCCACCACCACCCGCCACGGACAGTGCAGCCGGGAAGGCTGACGAAGCGGCGTACATTGCCACGCGAGCGCTTGCGGACGGGCCGCGCGGGGGGGTGGCAACCCGCGACGCCGATCTGAGGTTTCCGAGGTCATTGAATGCATTCGCGTGCGCGACAGGCTTCGAGGTCGATCCGAATCGTTCGCCACAGTTGGCCACGCTGTTGCGGCGCAGCTTCAGTGACGCGGCAGTGGCTACTTCCAGGGCCAAGAATCACTACCAGCGGACGCGCCCTTTTGTCGCTCACGACGCGCACACCTGCTTCCCCCAGGACGAGGCGATGCTGAAAAAGGACGGCTCGTACCCATCGGGTCATTCCGCCATTGGCTGGGTCTGGGCGCTGATCCTGAGCGAGCTGGTGCCGGATCGAACCACCGCGATCCAGGAGCGCGGTTTTGCGTTTGCGCGCAGCCGGGTGATCTGTGGTGCCCACTGGGCGAGTGATACCGTGCAGGGAATGCTGGTGGGCAGTGCGACCTACGCCCGACTGCAGGCCGATCCGACTTTTCTGGCGCAACTGCAGGCTGCAAAGGCCGAGGTGGGCGAATTGCGCGGTCAGCCGCAGCCAGTCACGCGTGACTGTGCAGCCGAAGCCGAGGCACTGCGTCTTGATGACCGAGCCGCACCGTGA
- a CDS encoding alkaline phosphatase family protein, with protein sequence MLLKQSSSSLMRSAPTDFTRGTSIASLAASLAARFAAPASGTGRPQTPSGVAADFPLLADETFAVALESAQQAVFVLMDGLGEQLLAMHAPGGVLSHFRWRSLDSVFPSSTAPALSSLSAAAPPAMHGNPAWLMWAERLGEIIQTLPMDVPGDPTRSVEAQDVWEWVPWMVRSAAPAFSVLPIQIADTVFSRHAYAGSTIIGYHSLDEVCDQVEALLDEANGPASVFVYLPHFDTVSHLAGCASEKARAMVHRLDAWFGQLVERVRQRDVLVFATADHGFIDIAAADQLRLNDHPALAACLERPLSGEPRVPFCHVREAAREGFAGTVAAELGDTFTVHTARGLLEAGWFGRGDALSGRLGTHILVPRKPVTLVEVVGDGTSMHFVGMHGGPSEAEMRVPLIAAWRGNRLK encoded by the coding sequence ATGCTGTTGAAGCAATCTTCTTCATCGTTGATGCGCTCGGCGCCCACGGATTTCACACGCGGTACGAGCATTGCGTCACTGGCGGCTTCGTTGGCAGCGCGTTTTGCTGCGCCAGCGTCGGGTACCGGCCGGCCACAGACGCCATCCGGCGTTGCGGCTGATTTTCCGCTCCTGGCCGACGAGACTTTTGCCGTTGCGCTGGAATCTGCGCAGCAGGCCGTATTCGTACTCATGGATGGCCTGGGCGAGCAGCTGCTTGCCATGCACGCACCGGGCGGTGTTCTGTCGCATTTCAGGTGGCGTTCCCTCGATTCGGTGTTTCCGTCGAGTACGGCGCCAGCCCTGTCGAGCCTGTCGGCTGCGGCGCCACCGGCAATGCACGGCAATCCAGCCTGGCTGATGTGGGCCGAGCGATTGGGTGAGATCATCCAGACCCTGCCCATGGATGTTCCCGGCGATCCGACGCGTAGCGTGGAGGCACAGGATGTCTGGGAATGGGTGCCCTGGATGGTTCGATCCGCAGCGCCGGCATTTTCCGTGCTGCCGATCCAGATAGCCGATACCGTTTTTTCACGACATGCATACGCTGGCTCGACCATCATCGGTTACCACAGTCTCGACGAAGTCTGCGACCAGGTCGAAGCGCTGCTGGACGAGGCGAACGGTCCGGCCAGCGTCTTCGTCTATCTGCCGCATTTCGATACCGTGAGCCACCTGGCCGGTTGTGCGAGCGAGAAGGCTCGTGCGATGGTGCATCGGCTCGATGCCTGGTTCGGGCAGCTCGTCGAGCGGGTACGTCAGCGCGATGTACTGGTGTTTGCGACGGCAGATCATGGATTCATCGACATCGCAGCAGCAGATCAACTGCGACTCAATGACCATCCGGCACTGGCAGCATGCCTGGAGCGCCCGTTGAGCGGTGAACCGCGCGTTCCGTTCTGCCACGTACGTGAAGCGGCGAGAGAGGGCTTTGCCGGGACGGTTGCCGCCGAGCTGGGTGATACCTTTACCGTGCATACAGCGCGGGGATTGCTCGAGGCGGGCTGGTTCGGGAGGGGTGATGCGCTGAGCGGCAGGCTGGGTACCCATATTCTTGTGCCGCGGAAACCCGTTACCCTTGTCGAAGTCGTCGGTGACGGTACATCGATGCACTTCGTTGGCATGCACGGCGGGCCCAGCGAGGCAGAAATGCGTGTGCCGTTGATCGCCGCCTGGCGTGGAAACCGGCTGAAGTGA
- a CDS encoding MBL fold metallo-hydrolase, whose protein sequence is MEFCSLGSGSRSNALLARSHTSCVLIDCGFGPRELDRRLAQRSMHPRDIDGILVTHEHSDHVGGVAAVARRHGIPVFATVGTAKAARFDGLRVEVLLAEREVRVGDIDVLPVTVPHDAREPCQFVLSHRSRRLGVLTDLGTVTPSVRASYACCDALVLEANHDPDMLANGPYPWPLKQRVGGAYGHLSNSQAAVLLASVERSALQHVVAAHLSEQNNAPALARSALEGVLNGSAAQLHLADQESGCEWLRIA, encoded by the coding sequence ATCGAGTTCTGCTCGCTCGGCAGCGGCAGCCGCAGCAACGCGCTGCTCGCGCGCAGCCACACCAGTTGCGTTCTGATCGACTGCGGGTTCGGACCGCGCGAACTCGACCGCCGCCTGGCCCAGCGAAGCATGCACCCGCGCGACATCGACGGCATCCTCGTCACGCACGAGCACAGCGATCACGTGGGCGGTGTGGCGGCGGTGGCGCGCCGCCACGGCATCCCGGTGTTCGCGACGGTGGGCACCGCGAAGGCGGCCCGCTTTGACGGACTGCGGGTGGAAGTGCTGCTCGCCGAGCGCGAGGTGCGCGTGGGCGATATCGACGTGTTGCCGGTTACCGTGCCGCACGATGCGCGCGAACCCTGCCAGTTCGTGCTGAGTCACCGTTCCCGCCGGCTCGGCGTGCTCACCGATCTGGGTACGGTCACCCCATCGGTGCGTGCCAGCTATGCATGCTGCGACGCGCTGGTGCTCGAGGCGAACCACGATCCCGACATGCTTGCAAACGGCCCGTACCCGTGGCCGCTGAAGCAGCGTGTCGGCGGCGCTTACGGTCACCTCAGCAACTCGCAGGCTGCCGTACTGCTCGCAAGCGTGGAACGCAGCGCATTGCAGCACGTGGTAGCTGCCCACCTGAGCGAGCAGAACAACGCACCGGCGCTTGCGCGTTCAGCGCTCGAAGGCGTGCTGAACGGCAGCGCAGCGCAACTGCACCTCGCCGACCAGGAATCCGGTTGCGAGTGGTTGCGGATTGCGTGA